The nucleotide sequence AAACTACAAATTTTTCTcccaaaaatataaacaataattCCTAGAAATCAAGCATTACACACTGTCATCTTACCTGCATTTTTATAATCTGGCCATGCATATGATGAACCAAGAAAATACTGATTTTCGATATATATAAAGTGTTGGGCGGATCTGATTGCCTGGATGTAAGCTGTTTGAATGCTTTTATCTATTACCAGATTCTTTGAGCAAATAAGATGCTGCAGTTACAATCAAGAGATATGATCAGATGTAGTCCGTACATTTAAAAGTATAAAAAGGAAGACAGGGCGGACAAGAGGGGGAATCAAATAAAAACCTTGGCCTCAGCAGCACGGCCAGCTTTGGGAAATCCTTTCAGTGATCCTGAGTCAATGGACCGGAAAATCtacaaaataaagaagaaaataacaaacttgattttcctttttattacaGAAACAATAGAACATCTGTGTGTGTACTGTGTATGCACACCTATGtaaaattattaaaagaaacagaaaacaaCAGAAAGGAGGGCAAGAAAGTTGCATCTCCACCTGAACATGCCAATTTTCAGGATCTTTTTCATCGCTAACCCACAACGAAGGCTCGTCTTCTGGAATAATTGTACTATCCTTTGAACCAGATGGGGGAGGACTTAGTATCCAGGAGATGCGGTCAATTTTTATCAATGCATCGTCATGCcaatgtgaaaccttcttactCAGTAGTGCAAACTCCTTCCACCGCGTTGCTTTCCTCCAACGTTGCTCAAAGTTTATAAGAACATCATATGCAGCAGGCCCATCAACTCTACAGTGCAAGTCATGCCATGGTTGTCTTGGAGCCTTGGTTCCAGCCTATCACAagaataaaacacaaaaatgcAGAAAGATATGCATTACAGCAGTCTCATTTTATTATCGTTGTAATTGCACAATAGAATTTTCAGTTACGGATTTTGAGTGGTCGTTGAAAAAACATAATATCATATACAAAGGATGCTTGTAAATGAACTGCAAGAAAGAAAAGTATAAGAAATTCATGACAGGTGCTGAAATAATATACAAAAAACAGAGGATGAAGCAATGCAGAAAATAAAACCCCATCACAAATCACTTACAGGAAAAGTAGGTTGATGAACATCACCCTTAAATACAGTGTCAAGATTACGAAACAGTCTGTGCTCGGGTGTGTCATAACGACCATCACAAAGATCAAGACCTCCTAAAAATGCGGTTATCTTCCGATTATTACCATCAGCCTGTGTGTCCACAAGAACACATTTTTGATGGTGGGTGAAAAGGGTTCCAACAACCTGTACAAACCCATGCAATGTTTGTTAAATTCAGCAAGTTGATCACCTCAGATAAAAGAACGTAAGTAGACCATAAACTAttctgaaataaaataaatctccTATAAAAGCAGTAAGTGGCTTCCAATGAAAAAGTTATTCTCAAACCAAAGAAGCTTATAACCAATTATACCCGAATGGTCAGTAAACAGGAGATATCCATAACGTGGAGATTCCATTAAACAAATGAGCACatagcaaaataaaaaaaaaatgtcgaTAAACAAAACTACAAAATGTCATAATGAAACCTGCCTGTTGTTTTATAATGCTAAGCTTACTGCTAGCATAGCGAGTTGACAGCACACAATTTACAGATGAATGCTTGAAAAACTTCCGGGTTTCTTCATCATGCGTCCCCATCATTCCTGCCTGCATCCAATCCAACTTCACATTAAGACCCAATTTCCATACCATCGTATTCAAACTAACACAAGCATTCCACAACTACACAATGCACTTTAAACGTTCAGAGATGATGGCAACCTTCCTAGGCAAGTTTTGAAGGTGTGAAACCTCCCgatttaactaattaaatacCACTTCTAACACCCCGTTACCcgaaatcaaattaaataatcCAATTTGCACATGAATATCACAATCAAAGACATAACGTATAGATTAACATATCAGTTATATAAGCAGAAAAAGGCAATTCACAACTACAATGCAGGTTAGAAATGTGACCGTTTTGAAGCCGAACTTGTCGTGCGAGGACTTATCGTCCCACACCAACAGCAACACCCTCACGCCCTCCTCCGACTTGTACTTGAGCAAATCGCCGAGCATCAGGTCGCCGCCGCGCGGCAGCGGCCGGCTCGGCTCCCGAATCAGCCGCACCTTGTGAAACACCGACCAACCCACAATGTAAACCAAGTGATGCGCCTCCGTAATCGCATAGCAAATGTCCTCCCATGTATTCTCCGCCTTGTACACCTTCCCACCGTCCAACCGAATCTCCCGCAGCCCTCCAGGGCAGTGCGCGTCTTGGTACAACCTCACGGAGCTTCCCTTCCGGAGCGGGAAGTACGTGTTACGCACGCCCTTGTGCTCCGGATCCCCCGCTATGCCTTGCTTGTACACTGGGTTTTTCTCGAACGGCGTGAACTGCAATTCGAGCCGGATCGCCGAGTCGGGTTTCGGGGGCTTCCCGGAGGATCCGTAAATGGGGAACCACCCGGAGATGAGCTCTCCGGTGGCGATTCTCTCCGCCGGGATCTTGGCGGTTCCGATGATCTCAGCGCCAAAGACGTCGTCATCTTTGACGTGAAACTCGAGGTTAATTGCAGGGTGCGCCAGCGGGACAAAGAAGTGCTCCTTCCACTGCGGGTTCTGGGAGTTCTTCATGACACGTGTCCGGGCGACGGTGGTCTGGGGGACCGTAACGGTGACGTATGAGTCGCTGGTGATGATCTTTCGGTGGGGAACGTGATGCTTGCGTTCTCCGCCGTCGTCTTCGGCGGAGGGGGTGGAGGAGATATTGATGGTGTCGCAGGCGGTGAAGCAGCGGCGGAAGCGCTCGGAGAACATGTCCATGTTGGGGAGGCGGCGGGCTTCGAAGATTGTGAGGTCGAGGTCGCCGTGCAGGTAGATCATCCGCTCCTCCGACTCCGTTTCGGCCATTTCGTGGGCGGGCAGTGTACAAAAGTGAGATTTGCTGGGTTTGCGGTGTGTGTGAATAGTGAGAAGAAGCTGGGTTTGGGAGGTTTGGCGTCGGCGTTGGCGTTGGTTGTAGGCAGAGGAGACGGGAGTTGCAGAGGGAACTCGTGGCGCCTCGGAGGGAAGGATTTGGGGGGATTTTAAATCCCGTGAAGAAAAAgatgaaataaaaattgagaGACGGAGGATAAGAGGGAGGGATGAGAGTGAGTGAGCGGGATGAATGGGTTGGTGTCCGTTAACGGTCCAATTCTTTccgtttatcctttttttttttttttacttcacaATTTGGACTTTTGTTTTTTGCtcaaatcacatttttttttaaatgaaataaaaataataaggattaattacctatAACTCCCAACCTTTTAACGTCATTTTAAATTATTCTTAGCATTTTTAAACGTTTAAACAAGTACTGAATATATTGAAAATGTCATCTTTGTTAAGCccaattaaattatgttaaattaagtaaggctttttttttttctaagtacatcaatatttttacaataAGGAGAtgaggagttcggctaagctacacaatgagcagcctaatttagtatcgaattaagcataagaaaataaagaatgagAATCAAATCAACTAATCCCTTAATAAGTGATCAAATTTCTTATTTTGAGACTATTTGATTATGAATATGAAGACCTGACTTGTATATTCTTTTATGTGTTAGTAAACACGGGAAGGTTAAGAATTTGAATAACTATATTTACTACTCTTGTAGTGACTTATACTatgtaaaatattaatttgacGGAAAAAATTGACGTGTCTGATTATAGTAAGTAAATTGCTACATTTTATATTAGGAGCCCATAATAATCAAATTGAAAGTCTATCTAAACTaaataactaaattaaaaatctATAAGACAAATCAGAATAAGTTTAGAAATTAGTAAAAACGAGTGGGGGTGTGCAATAATTGGGTTGGATTTGGAAACATGGAGTGTGAGACCCATGAATATGATTGAGCATGTTCACAATAACTTCATATGGGATTTATGAATCCACGTCATCGTATCTCCTCCCCTAATTTTGGTGAGTTGTGGATCCAATAGTCCAACTACTCGATCAATACCTACCTATTTTAATATTAGGCatcaattcattcaaaatatcGAATGATAAATCAGGTAATTCCCAATGGGAGGTAATTAACTTCATTggatttttcatgtttttgcttAAATTACTTGTTTCTTCGATGTGCATGAGCTcggttgaaagtatttttaaaacgACCGAaagttttttttggtgaaaatatttttgaaactaattcttaataaaaatctAATGTTTTAGGAAGTACTAAGTGCATCCTAGAAAAACATTTTAAGTGCACATATATAGTGcttttggaatttaaaattaattttaccaaaatcacTTCTAGTTATTTTAATGTACTTCTAAACAAGTCTATGTTACTTTGGAGACTACTAAATGCATAGAATCTATATACTCAACAAACAACGTTTGCAAATTATGCGTGTTACCTAATTCCAACACACACaataaaaattagggttttagaaTTGGGAGGCGGAGAGATTGTCTTATGTAAGTGTTCCATGATTCCGTCTGTTAAATGACAGAGATAGAGAAAAGAATATAGTGAAATGATTACACTCAAAATTTTATCCTGAGAATAATAATTCTAATGCGCATTGTATAATTAGTTGTGTCGTATGCAATGACGGAACTAGCAAGTACTAATAGAGgtactaggttttttttttttactgggtACTACATTTTTAGAGTTGAGCAAAAATATTGAACATGCCAGTATATACGTACTTTTTAAGCTACCTAAATTATAGgccatggttttttttttttttttttttttttggcaggtGGTCACATAACTCGACATAACAAAATCGCTTATTAATCTTACAATCGGTAAGGATTCTTACATAtgtgaaaagaataaaaaaggtAAATATTTTTACTTAAACGTAGAAATCTCTCTCTTATCACGAGACAAGTTTTATGACCCTGGTGCATGTTAGATTCTCTCCAAGGGGATACAGCCATATATGTTGGGAGCAGCCGTTCCAAGCTAGCTAAGCTTAAGCTTTCCTTTTACCAGTAAGAATCAGAATGCAGTCGGCATACCCTTGGAATAGTTTCACGTGCGATCTTTTAGCAACTTGTCCCTCCAAAAGCAAAAGCAGAAAGTTGATTGGGTGCTTACTCCTTTTGTGCTTAATCCAATTTTCTCAATATCCAAACGTGAAAGCATCATTGAAAAGTAGgaaaaaacagcttattttgcTTACAGCTTACCCTACCGACCCACATATCACAATCAGCCTGGTTGGGAAGTTGTCCCAACCTCACTCTCGTTATCACAAACATAATCTTGATACCCAAACAACCCCAATTTTTGACTTCCATCACCGTGGCTTTGGTATACTGTCATTATGACTTTTCACATTAATAATACAATATTATCGATGTAGTGTTTCGTGTCAATGATACGATATCATGGTAAAGTAAACTTACACGTCGTATGTTTGGCAGGAAACTTGACGGTGTGTTTTGGTGTCCAAAATATCAATGGTTCCATCATGTTTTCCAAATTTAAGTTTCCCAATGGAGGAATCCCCGCATGATTGCGAAGGATGGCTTGCGGATGGTGGCAAAGGCTATCCAGCAGAGG is from Pyrus communis chromosome 10, drPyrComm1.1, whole genome shotgun sequence and encodes:
- the LOC137746898 gene encoding phospholipase D delta-like, which codes for MAETESEERMIYLHGDLDLTIFEARRLPNMDMFSERFRRCFTACDTINISSTPSAEDDGGERKHHVPHRKIITSDSYVTVTVPQTTVARTRVMKNSQNPQWKEHFFVPLAHPAINLEFHVKDDDVFGAEIIGTAKIPAERIATGELISGWFPIYGSSGKPPKPDSAIRLELQFTPFEKNPVYKQGIAGDPEHKGVRNTYFPLRKGSSVRLYQDAHCPGGLREIRLDGGKVYKAENTWEDICYAITEAHHLVYIVGWSVFHKVRLIREPSRPLPRGGDLMLGDLLKYKSEEGVRVLLLVWDDKSSHDKFGFKTAGMMGTHDEETRKFFKHSSVNCVLSTRYASSKLSIIKQQVVGTLFTHHQKCVLVDTQADGNNRKITAFLGGLDLCDGRYDTPEHRLFRNLDTVFKGDVHQPTFPAGTKAPRQPWHDLHCRVDGPAAYDVLINFEQRWRKATRWKEFALLSKKVSHWHDDALIKIDRISWILSPPPSGSKDSTIIPEDEPSLWVSDEKDPENWHVQIFRSIDSGSLKGFPKAGRAAEAKHLICSKNLVIDKSIQTAYIQAIRSAQHFIYIENQYFLGSSYAWPDYKNAGADNLIPMELALKIVSKIKANERFTVYVVLPLWPEGDPKTLAMQEILFWQRQTMQAMYSTVAEALKSAQIQGSHPQDYLSFYCLGNREALPEDTANDDASSVSDSHKNRRFMIYVHAKGMVVDDEYVILGSANINQRSMAGTKDTEIAMGAYQPHYTWAARKKHPLGQIYGYRMSLWAEHLDALYPCFEEPESLECMRKVNEVADNNWKRFTSPEFTLLQGHLMKYPIHVDVDGTVGPLPGHENFPDVGGKVLGSHSVKIPDMLTT